One region of Carya illinoinensis cultivar Pawnee chromosome 8, C.illinoinensisPawnee_v1, whole genome shotgun sequence genomic DNA includes:
- the LOC122274410 gene encoding protein FAR1-RELATED SEQUENCE 5-like, whose translation MTPPRAIINTSSATSARVGDRDTRICLEIEEACSSAKVDEENIMDRSNEIEIDDGTTGTPQVVPSSDGDDIIEEPNSGMEFNSFDELLSYYKHYAKKNGFGVMTQRSERSEDQSVRYVTLGCARGGKARNKSLNVANPRPTRKTDCKARINALRVEGKMRLTTVYNTHNHGLSPKKSRFFRCNRDVSETVKRVLDTNDIAGIRLNKSYGSLVVGAGGFENLPFLEKDCRNYIHKARHLRLGAGGAGALRDYFMRMQFKNNGFFALMDLDDDGRLKNVFWSNPRSRAAYQYFGDVCMDGISPKVIITDQDRAMKNAIALIFPETRHRFCLWHILKKVPEKLGSYAAYKSGLKTGLMKCVYDTQSIEDFEKCWAEFINTFELHENAWLNSLYAERDHWVPVFLKETFWAGMSTTQRSESMNAFFDGYVHSKTNLKEFVDQFDSALKKKIENENQAEFQSFSVTIPCVSRSPIEKKFQELYTNAKFKEVQQQVIGVLDLETSLLTSDGVLKSYLVEDEVRIQEFTKSLTYSVELNVDDCNAKCSCGLFQMRGILCRHILAIFKSNGIKSLPDRYILDRWRKDIKRRYTLIRSSYDEGELRPNGNRYPILLNMCYTMIDYAVDCNEHFEDAKKRIHEMTECYRQNQRPISFTESGGLEMVVTTAVGSSQQVKSPNVVRGKGRPPSLRRASRMETELSKVKAKQSKAQVGGKRKHNHRDEGDTTAKETRRNLFGPIETPIFNVGNFQIVANSAATDICGTQFGHTVFGTQETVRLVGGFEILEEIANWVNRGNSRV comes from the exons ATGACACCTCCGAGGGCAATTATCAATACAAGCTCCGCAACGAGTGCAAGAGTTGGTGACCGAGATACACGCATTTGTTTGGAAATTGAAGAGGCATGTAGTTCCGCTAAAGTTGATGAAGAGAATATCATGGATAGatcaaatgaaattgaaatcgATGATGGCACTACCGGTACACCACAGGTAGTTCCATCATCAGATGGTGATGATATCATCGAGGAGCCCAACTCGGGGATGGAGTTTAATTCGTTTGATGAATTGTTGAGCTATTATAAGCATTATGCTAAGAAGAAcgggtttggggtgatgaccCAAAGGAGCGAGAGGTCAGAAGATCAATCAGTCAGATATGTCACCCTTGGGTGTGCACGGGGAGGAAAGGCCCGGAATAAAAGTTTAAATGTTGCCAACCCTCGTCCAACAAGAAAGACGGACTGTAAGGCAAGGATTAATGCCTTAAGAGTCGAGGGGAAGATGCGGTTGACAACAGTTTATAATACACATAATCACGGACTAAGCCCAAAAAAGAGTcgcttctttcgatgtaatagaGATGTGAGTGAGACCGTTAAAAGGGTCCTAGACACAAACGACATAGCTGGCATCCGACTGAATAAGAGTTATGGATCTCTTGTCGTAGGGGCAGGTGGGTTTGAGAACCTCCCATTTTTGGAGAAGGATTGTCGCAATTACATCCACAAAGCACgacatctacgacttggtgcagGGGGTGCTGGAGCACTGAGAGATTATTTTATGAGGATGCAGTTTAAAAATAACGGGTTTTTTGCATTGATGGATTTGGACGATGACGGTAGGTTGAAGAATGTTTTCTGGTCAAATCCACGTAGTCGGGCAGCCTAccaatattttggtgatgtg TGTATGGACGGTATATCTCCAAAGGTCATTATTACTGATCAAGATCgagcaatgaaaaatgcaattgcacTTATCTTTCCGGAAACACGACACAGGTTTTGCCTATGGCATATACTGAAAAAAGTCCCTGAGAAGCTTGGGTCATATGCTGCGTACAAAAGTGGGCTGAAAACTGGGTTAATGAAATGTGTGTACGACACACAATCTATTGAGGACTTTGAAAAGTGTTGGGCCGAGTTTATTAACACATTTGAGTTACATGAGAATGCGTGGTTGAATAGTTTATATGCAGAGCGTGATCATTGGGTACCGGTTTTCCTAAAAGAGACcttttgggctggaatgagtacaacccaacGCAGCGAGAGTATGAATGCCTTTTTTGATGGTTATGTCCATTCGAAGACAAACTTGAAGGAGTTTGTCGACCAGTTTGACAGTGCGcttaagaagaaaattgagaatgaaaatcagGCAGAATTCCAGTCTTTTAGTGTCACTATCCCCTGCGTATCTAGATCTCCAATAGAAAAGAAGTTTCAAGAGTTATACACCAACGCGAAATTCAAGGAAGTTCAGCAACAAGTAATTGGTGTGCTTGATCTGGAGACATCTCTACTGACGTCAGATGGTGTTTTGAAGAGTTAtttggtagaagatgaagttcgtATTCAGGAGTTCACAAAAAGCTTGACATATTCCGTGGAATTGAATGTGGATGATTGCAATGCAAAATGTTCATGTGGGTTATTTCAAATGAGGGGGATACTGTGTAGACATATTTTGGCGATATTCAAATCAAACGGCATAAAATCATTGCCAGACCGGTACATTTTAGACCGGTGGAGGAAGGACATCAAAAGGAGATACACATTAATCCGAAGCAGCTACGACGAAGGGGAGCTGAGGCCAAATGGTAATAGATATCCTATCCTTTTGAATATGTGTTATACGATGATAGATTATGCGGTGGATTGTAATGAGCACTTTGAAGATGCAAAGAAGAGGATACATGAGATGACTGAATGTTATCGTCAGAACCAGCGCCCCATATCTTTCACCGAATCAG GGGGTTTGGAGATGGTAGTTACAACTGCCGTTGGTAGCTCACAACAAGTCAAGAGTCCAAATGTTGTCAGAGGGAAAGGAAGACCCCCATCTTTGAGGAGAGCATCCAGGATGGAGACAGAGCTGAGCAAGGTTAAAGCCAAACAAAGTAAGGCACAAGTGGGAGGAAAGCGCAAACATAATCAT cGAGATGAAGGAGATACAACAGCAAAGGAGACGCgcaggaatttatttggcccAATAGAGACCCCCATCTTCAATGTTGGAAATTTTCAG ATTGTGGCAAACAGCGCAGCAACTGACATTTGTGGTACCCAGTTTGGTCATACAGTATTTGGGACTCAAGAAACAGTAAGGCTTGTTG GTggttttgaaattttagaagAAATTGCAAACTGGGTTAATAGGGGAAATTCAAGAGTTTGA
- the LOC122318349 gene encoding uncharacterized protein LOC122318349, protein MFWFRKIMLSSPSSSSSIGKRTSSQPSCFCEVEATLRYSNTPKNPGRPFLGCPKYNNEGLPYCKFFKWADGALDVEQEIEDIKQYLLRREEELRMDKIEFRKRADAMEKMLANILEEVRKQDAQNRRRRTLNNLYWAVAIVVSCYFLVSK, encoded by the exons ATGTTCTGGTTCAGGAAAATTATGTTGTCATCACCTTCGTCTTCTTCATCCATTGGTAAACGTACTTCGAGTCAACCTTCCTGCTTCTGTGAGGTTGAGGCAACACTGAGATACTCAAATACTCCCAAAAATCCAGGACGACCCTTCTTAGGCTGCCCGAAGTACAACAATGAG GGCTTACCGTATTGCAAGTTCTTCAAGTGGGCGGATGGTGCTTTGGACGTAGAGCAAGAAATTGAAGATATAAAGCAATATCTATTAAGGAGGGAGGAAGAGCTGAGAATGGATAAAATTGAGTTCAGAAAGCGAGCCGATGCCATGGAGAAGATGTTGGCTAATATACTTGAGGAGGTTCGGAAGCAAGATGCTCAAAACAGGCGGAGACGCACACTAAACAATCTGTATTGGGCTGTTGCCATTGTTGTCTCATGTTACTTTCTGGTGTCTAAGTGA
- the LOC122317846 gene encoding uncharacterized protein LOC122317846 has protein sequence MKSRLSSFDEEEDENGLSKMVHYWWRSAAEFDECVKLKFDLPNVSSLTPRLKVLREMERLALVAPDGLNELRHKLFTYRSGNFWVPTGGINKEDMDIPPTITILLLGFTGSGKSSLVNLMYSVLGRSGLIPFSQTSLGSSSDFTSMLMKEHNVLRSMQSGFCVYDSRGFNYDKMGENLEELSSWMTDGVNHNQLCLRLGDDALNNDDMENHTMNSSSKFIKRRVNYAMVVANTAEIYRASKAGDFKPLEAIRELLCCPVLKKTNENPLLILTHGDMLSTEERIEGRLKICEWLGISETTGVYDIVCLTQYGYLAEESDPVTAYALSEAVYRALLVSDRGHFPKKDMWDWAVLILSWLMCFFATFFAFLSDVCSKLGQRNKLL, from the exons ATGAAAAGCCGACTGTCTTCgtttgatgaagaagaagatgagaatggGTTATCGAAAATGGTTCATTATTGGTGGCGTTCAGCTGCCGAGTTTGATGAATGTGTCAAGCTCAAGTTTGACCTCCCAAACGTTTCAAGCCTAACACCTAGGCTTAAAGTGCTAAGGGAAATGGAAAGGTTGGCTTTGGTTGCACCTGATGGACTGAACGAGCTTCGGCACAAGCTTTTCACGTATCGTTCTGGTAATTTTTGGGTGCCTACGGGGGGGATCAACAAGGAAGACATGGACATTCCTCCAACCATTACAATTCTCTTGCTGGGTTTTACTGGTTCAGGCAAAAGCTCACTCGTGAACCTTATGTACAGTGTTCTTGGGCGCTCTGGACTAATACCATTCTCTCAAACATCACTAG GGAGTTCTTCCGATTTCACCTCTATGCTTATGAAAGAGCATAATGTGTTGAGGTCTATGCAAAGCGGGTTTTGTGTGTATGATTCAAGGGGCTTTAATTATGATAAAATGGGGGAGAATCTCGAAGAATTGTCGAGTTGGATGACTGATGGTGTTAATCATAATCAGCTATGCTTAAGGTTGGGAGATGATGCATTGAACAATGATGATATGGAAAATCACACCAtgaattcatcttcaaaattcATCAAAAGGAGAGTGAACTATGCAATGGTGGTGGCTAATACAGCAGAGATCTATAGAGCTTCAAAAGCAGGTGATTTCAAGCCACTGGAAGCCATCAGAGAACTCTTGTGCTGTCCTGTTCTTAAAAAAACCA ATGAGAACCCTCTACTGATCTTAACACACGGAGACATGTTATCAACGGAGGAGAGGATCGAGGGACGGCTGAAGATATGTGAATGGCTAGGTATATCAGAGACAACTGGGGTGTATGATATTGTGTGCCTCACACAGTATGGATATCTTGCAGAAGAATCAGACCCTGTCACAGCCTATGCCTTATCTGAAGCTGTTTATAGAGCGTTGCTTGTATCAGATAGGGGTCACTTTCCGAAAAAAGATATGTGGGACTGGGCAGTGCTCATATTGTCGTGGCTAATGTGCTTCTTTGCAACTTTCTTCGCTTTCCTTTCTGATGTTTGCTCCAAACTCGGGCAGAGGAATAAACTGTTGTGA